Proteins encoded within one genomic window of Streptomyces taklimakanensis:
- a CDS encoding response regulator: protein MTTRVIIVDDQAMVRAGFAALLAAQSDIDVVGEAPDGAQGVELSRRTHPDVVLMDVRMPEMDGLEAARRLLESAPGVTHRPRVLMLTTFDVDDYVYEALRAGASGFLLKDAPPADLIAAVRVVASGDALLAPSVTRRLIADFAKQRSAVRGKSALRLKGLTERETEVLTLVARGQSNGEIAQTLVLAEQTVKTHVSRVLTKLDLRDRAQAVVFAYESGLVVPGE from the coding sequence GTGACGACGCGCGTCATCATCGTCGACGACCAGGCCATGGTGCGGGCCGGCTTCGCCGCCCTGCTGGCCGCCCAGAGCGACATCGACGTGGTGGGCGAGGCCCCCGACGGCGCGCAGGGCGTCGAGCTGAGCCGGCGTACCCACCCGGACGTCGTGCTGATGGACGTGCGGATGCCCGAGATGGACGGGCTGGAGGCCGCACGCCGCCTCCTGGAGTCGGCACCCGGTGTGACACACCGGCCGCGCGTCCTGATGCTCACCACCTTCGACGTCGACGACTACGTCTACGAGGCGCTCCGGGCGGGCGCGAGCGGCTTCCTCCTCAAGGATGCGCCGCCGGCCGACCTCATCGCGGCGGTCCGCGTCGTGGCCTCGGGTGACGCGCTGCTCGCCCCTTCCGTGACGCGCCGCCTCATCGCGGACTTCGCCAAGCAGCGTTCCGCCGTCCGGGGCAAGTCCGCGCTGCGGCTCAAAGGCCTGACGGAACGCGAGACCGAGGTCCTCACGCTGGTGGCCCGCGGGCAGTCGAACGGGGAGATCGCGCAGACGCTGGTGCTGGCCGAGCAGACGGTGAAGACGCACGTCAGCCGCGTCCTGACCAAGCTTGACCTGCGCGACCGCGCCCAGGCGGTGGTCTTCGCCTACGAGTCGGGGCTGGTCGTTCCGGGCGAGTAG
- a CDS encoding sensor histidine kinase: protein MTSVEEERPRALLAGASRRWVRLLPWAVAFVLCVALLPTTIVVLSADYGLTGGVAGGLAVAQAAPLLLAVVRPLQAWYVVFVADVAGALALLTVDFQERLLWPFPPMEIVGYVGLCLALGLRERRRTLLLVWLATAAANVALGLVAPHGFGAVGLLFTILGGVALLLGGALRERSEVQRRLVEQETISEAERGRRTLLEERARIARELHDVVAHHMSVITVQADTAEYRLDRLPPDVREEFTSIAATARESLGEMRRLLGVLRNEEAHGELVPQPGLAQIGQLVEVTARARGPVEFTPCDVEVPEAVGLSAYRIVQEALSNVVRHAPGARTQVSLSVTESDPQDGARLTVLVVNGPPPQPPDRPLEVGGTGHGLVGMRERVRLVGGSLDTGPLPDGGFRVAAQLPLNFPD, encoded by the coding sequence ATGACCTCAGTGGAGGAGGAACGCCCGCGCGCACTGCTCGCGGGGGCTTCGCGGCGATGGGTGCGGCTGCTGCCGTGGGCCGTGGCATTCGTGCTGTGCGTCGCCCTGCTGCCCACGACCATCGTGGTCCTCAGCGCCGACTACGGCCTGACCGGAGGCGTCGCCGGCGGGTTGGCCGTCGCGCAGGCCGCGCCGCTGCTGCTCGCCGTCGTACGGCCGCTGCAGGCCTGGTACGTGGTCTTCGTCGCGGACGTTGCCGGGGCGCTCGCCCTGCTCACCGTCGACTTCCAGGAGCGGCTGCTGTGGCCGTTCCCGCCCATGGAGATCGTCGGGTACGTCGGCCTCTGCCTCGCCCTGGGGCTGCGCGAGCGGCGCCGGACACTGCTGCTGGTGTGGCTGGCCACGGCCGCCGCGAACGTGGCCCTGGGGCTCGTCGCGCCCCATGGCTTCGGCGCCGTGGGCCTGCTGTTCACCATCCTCGGGGGCGTCGCGCTCCTGCTGGGCGGTGCGCTGCGCGAGCGGTCCGAGGTGCAGCGCAGGCTGGTCGAGCAGGAGACGATCAGCGAGGCCGAACGTGGCCGGCGGACGCTGCTGGAGGAGCGCGCCCGGATCGCCCGCGAGCTGCACGACGTGGTGGCACACCACATGTCCGTCATCACGGTGCAGGCGGACACCGCGGAGTACCGCCTCGACAGGCTGCCGCCGGACGTGCGGGAGGAGTTCACGTCCATTGCGGCGACCGCGCGTGAGTCGCTCGGCGAAATGCGACGGCTCCTCGGCGTGCTGCGCAACGAGGAGGCGCACGGCGAGCTCGTGCCCCAGCCGGGCCTGGCACAGATCGGGCAGCTGGTGGAAGTGACGGCGAGGGCCCGCGGGCCGGTGGAGTTCACCCCCTGCGACGTCGAGGTGCCCGAGGCGGTCGGTCTGTCCGCGTACCGGATTGTCCAGGAGGCTCTCTCGAACGTCGTGCGGCACGCACCGGGTGCCCGCACGCAGGTGTCGCTGTCGGTGACGGAGTCCGATCCGCAGGACGGTGCGCGGCTCACCGTCCTGGTCGTCAACGGACCGCCGCCCCAGCCGCCCGACCGGCCGCTCGAGGTGGGCGGCACCGGGCACGGCCTCGTCGGCATGCGCGAGCGGGTGCGGCTGGTCGGCGGCAGCCTCGACACGGGGCCGCTGCCGGACGGCGGCTTCCGGGTCGCCGCCCAACTTCCCCTGAACTTCCCCGACTGA
- a CDS encoding acyl-CoA desaturase, with protein MRRFRTLPTTAVVTTRASSTRRSSPSPHRENATARQAPPDAGSEFTPLLRDVEGQGLLDRRPGWYARTIATNALGLAAIVTGTALMGGSWWVVALASVLAVLCARTAFIGHDAGHAQVSGDRAVNRRIGLVHGDLLLGVSHGWWDDKHDRHHANPNHIGKDPDVAPDALVFTSEQAATRTGFRGLLTRHQARLFFPLALLGGLALKPYGFQDLYRRTGRERPVEGTLLLTTMPLTHALVFVALHQALSELHLGMAFAPDHKGMDMPDLDGEKGGHLRLQAIASRDVRGSFLTDWFLGGLNYQAEHHLFPSMPRPYPRLARSMVKARCRDLGSPYAETDLVDSHRQALRHMDEVGEPLRADM; from the coding sequence ATGCGCCGCTTCAGGACGTTGCCGACCACCGCCGTAGTGACCACGCGTGCCAGCAGCACACGGCGAAGCTCGCCTTCGCCGCACCGCGAGAACGCCACCGCGCGACAAGCTCCACCGGACGCGGGCAGCGAGTTCACGCCGCTGCTGCGTGACGTCGAGGGACAGGGGCTGCTCGACCGGCGCCCCGGCTGGTACGCGCGCACCATCGCGACCAACGCGCTGGGACTTGCCGCCATCGTCACCGGCACGGCGCTCATGGGCGGCTCCTGGTGGGTCGTCGCGCTGGCCTCCGTCCTAGCCGTCCTGTGTGCCCGCACGGCGTTCATCGGCCACGACGCGGGCCATGCCCAGGTCAGCGGCGACCGGGCCGTGAACCGCCGGATCGGCCTCGTCCACGGCGACCTGCTGCTCGGCGTGAGCCACGGGTGGTGGGACGACAAGCACGACCGCCACCACGCCAACCCCAACCACATCGGCAAGGACCCTGACGTCGCCCCCGACGCCCTCGTCTTCACCAGTGAGCAGGCTGCCACCCGCACGGGCTTCCGCGGCCTGCTCACCCGCCACCAGGCCCGGCTCTTCTTCCCGCTCGCCCTCCTCGGGGGTCTCGCCCTGAAGCCCTACGGCTTCCAGGACCTGTACCGTCGGACCGGCCGCGAACGGCCGGTGGAGGGCACGCTCCTCCTGACGACCATGCCGCTCACGCACGCACTCGTCTTCGTGGCGCTCCACCAGGCGCTGTCCGAGCTGCATCTGGGCATGGCCTTCGCGCCCGACCACAAGGGGATGGACATGCCCGACCTCGACGGCGAGAAAGGGGGACACCTGCGGCTCCAGGCCATCGCGTCCCGCGACGTCAGGGGCAGCTTCCTCACCGACTGGTTCCTCGGGGGCCTCAACTACCAGGCCGAGCACCACCTGTTCCCCAGCATGCCCCGCCCGTACCCGAGGCTCGCCCGGTCCATGGTGAAGGCCCGCTGCCGCGACCTCGGCAGCCCCTACGCGGAGACCGACCTCGTCGACTCCCACCGTCAGGCCCTGCGGCACATGGACGAAGTGGGAGAACCGCTGCGTGCCGACATGTGA
- a CDS encoding NAD(P)H-dependent oxidoreductase, translated as MHALLVAANPDPRSLTHHVLGKLQAALQPGSVEIADLAKERFDPRFTPADRRAYHDGGNYPADVTAEHRRLERATDLVLIFPVYWWSMPALLKGWIDRVFVNGWAFEYSPASGLQPKLQGLTTHLLPIAGDDCGAYERHGYESALRTQIEHGIIDYCGSRRGSTAFIYESEQLTPEATVRDVDRAVRTISEAIHARLKE; from the coding sequence ATGCATGCCCTGCTGGTCGCCGCCAACCCCGACCCCCGGTCCCTGACGCATCATGTGCTGGGAAAACTTCAGGCAGCGCTTCAACCCGGTTCGGTCGAGATCGCCGACCTGGCCAAGGAGCGGTTCGACCCCCGGTTCACTCCGGCGGATCGTCGGGCGTACCACGACGGCGGCAACTATCCGGCTGACGTCACGGCTGAACACCGTCGTCTTGAGCGCGCCACCGATCTCGTGCTGATCTTCCCCGTGTACTGGTGGTCGATGCCTGCACTGTTGAAGGGGTGGATCGACCGTGTCTTCGTCAACGGCTGGGCCTTCGAATACTCCCCCGCTTCGGGTCTGCAGCCGAAACTGCAGGGCCTCACCACACATCTTCTCCCCATCGCCGGCGACGACTGCGGTGCATACGAGCGCCACGGATACGAGAGCGCACTGCGGACGCAGATCGAGCACGGCATCATCGACTACTGCGGCAGCCGGCGCGGCTCCACAGCGTTCATCTACGAATCCGAACAGCTCACTCCCGAGGCCACAGTGCGAGATGTTGACCGTGCGGTGCGGACCATCAGCGAAGCCATCCATGCCCGCCTGAAGGAATGA
- a CDS encoding NAD(P)H-binding protein: protein MSNDITLVLGATGNTGRRVTARLRLRDTPVRATSRSSRIPFDWFHPAGWDQVLRGVTTAYVVPVPVPGPVHDFVARTEAAGVRRLVLLSGHGADDWGDSAFGLDMRSAEDAVRGSALERTILRASNFAQNFDGRPFRAPLAAGEPALPAGAVPGPFIDLEDVADVAAAVLSEPGQHAGRVHELTGPRGPPQAEAVEPISRASGQPIVHRRISPAEYTATLVQEGWGEDEARHLTEMFVLFERGTAAWTSDAVATVLRCAPRTFEGFVLRATAAEAWRC from the coding sequence ATGAGCAACGACATCACTCTTGTCCTCGGCGCGACGGGCAACACCGGCCGGCGGGTGACCGCCCGGTTGCGGCTACGCGACACGCCCGTGCGCGCCACCTCCCGTTCCAGTCGGATCCCGTTCGACTGGTTCCACCCCGCCGGCTGGGATCAGGTCCTGCGGGGCGTCACCACCGCCTACGTGGTGCCTGTGCCCGTGCCCGGTCCGGTGCACGACTTCGTGGCGCGGACCGAGGCCGCCGGTGTGCGGCGCCTGGTCCTGCTCTCCGGTCACGGCGCCGACGATTGGGGCGACTCCGCGTTCGGTCTGGACATGCGCTCGGCCGAGGACGCCGTGCGCGGCTCGGCGCTGGAACGGACCATCCTGCGTGCCTCGAACTTCGCCCAGAACTTCGACGGGCGCCCCTTCCGCGCCCCGTTGGCCGCCGGCGAGCCGGCGCTTCCGGCGGGTGCGGTCCCCGGGCCGTTCATCGACCTTGAGGACGTTGCCGACGTAGCGGCCGCAGTGCTGTCCGAGCCCGGACAGCACGCCGGTCGGGTCCATGAGCTGACCGGGCCGCGCGGGCCGCCCCAGGCGGAGGCAGTCGAGCCGATCTCCCGGGCGTCCGGGCAGCCCATCGTCCATCGGCGCATCTCCCCGGCCGAGTACACCGCGACGTTGGTCCAGGAGGGCTGGGGCGAGGACGAGGCCCGGCACCTCACCGAGATGTTCGTGCTGTTTGAACGCGGGACCGCCGCCTGGACGTCGGACGCCGTCGCCACCGTGCTGAGGTGCGCGCCGCGGACCTTCGAGGGCTTCGTCCTGCGGGCCACGGCAGCGGAAGCCTGGCGGTGCTGA